Genomic segment of Dasypus novemcinctus isolate mDasNov1 chromosome 4, mDasNov1.1.hap2, whole genome shotgun sequence:
aaaaaaaaaaaaaagcattcaactGTAGATAGTTCTTAATTAGAAAAGATAACTGAGGAATAGCTcaaaagagaattgaaaaaaaaaaaaaagcttttttttgcTATTCTCCTTCAGGAAATGACTGAAGGAACTAAATTTGTGAAACTCGAAAAACTGATGACTAAGTGGGAACATCATAACAGCCCACAAATATCTACAAGGTGTAAAGCCAGGAAGGAGAGAAATTTTAGGATGGCACAAAGATCAATTAAGGCTTAGAGAGTTttacataaatttaaattttccaaGCCTTCGAATTTTTCGAACATACCAGACACAGTGATGATCCATTCTCCTCACACAGATGCCACAAATCCGGCAATGCCATGCCCGGGCTGGTCGCACCAGCTGGCACTTAGCACACCAGTCCTCCTTCACCTTGGTGGGGCTCCTGGCCACCATCTTGGAAGAGCCCTTCAGTTCATCCCTCATGGTTCGACTGTTGAGGCTGCCTGGCATATCTACTCCAGGGAACCCTTTGGTCTTCTCCTGCCCTTTTCTGTTCGGGTATTCAATGTGGCTGTTGCTTAAGGAGCTGTCATTGCTTGCTGGATTTCTGAGGTAGCCTGGATTCGTCTTGGCTCTGTACAAGGCTAAGAGTATCAGAACTAACCCACAGGTAAGAACAGCCAGCTGAGTGGGCCCCACATGTCCTTTGGGGACCACTTCTTGAAGGAACACATAGTACATGTAGCCCAGGGAGAACAGTCCGAGGCTCAGGAAAAACAGAGTCTGTTCTTTCCTTCTGTGAGTGAGGTAGTAGTACCACAGTGCCAGCACAGGAagggaaatcaaaactaccaCCCCCAGGAGGAAGTGCCAGGAAGCCACGCGGAGGAAGATGGGCAGTAAGACGAGTGGGGGAATGATGCTAATGTTAACTTTTTTGGCTCCCCTAAGCCAAGGAATTCTGAGGCGATCAGAAATTGTATCCATGATTTTTTCACAAGTCTCTGGCTGCAGAGATTTACATGTAATCCATCTATTTAGAAAGAACACAAAGAGAAGGCACTTCCTGTGGGTTTGCTGAAATAAAAATCACTGAACACTGTATGCCAAACAGCAGGATAAATGACAAGATGCCAAAGACCAAGAATTCTACTTCCTTAACACAAAACACAAGCTTTTCAGATtcacttaatttttaatatgaatGAGAAGATAATTTTTAGAAACTTAACAGTCAAGATTATGTCTCTAAGCccatatatataaacacacatatattccATTAAGTACCTCTTAGACCTGGATGGGCATATGGtcataaaaatatccaaaaattttgCAATCTAGTTGTGAAGACCAGAAGGTATGGGAATTCAAGAAATATCAGGCAAGTGGCAAAGCAGCAATAATCAGCCAATGGATTATTATGGTCAGAAATCACCAGGAGCGCTCAGAGGAGTGAACACTTCTGAATGGTGTCATCGGAGAGGTGTCCGTGGAGACAGTGGGATCTGTGCTCGACCTTGAAGGCTGGTTAGCAATTTGTACAGATGGAGAGGTAGGAAAGGAGCCATCCAGTGGAGAGTAATGTGTACAGTATAAAACCTGTCCTGGGCCCAGGGAATAAACCAGTCTGGCAGGGGCAGGGTTCTATGCAAGGAAGACTAGGAGCAAAATCGTCTGAACCAAATGACTAAGTCTGCAGGGTAGAGTGGTATTTGCTGACTTTTTTTCACATTAAgctaggaaggaaaaggaagaggaaaataaCTGATTTTAGATAGGCAACTAAATAAAGTAGGTCTAGACCTTGGGAAATGAGTAGGAGATAACTAGATAGGGATCAAACAGAACAGCAGGGACAGTGGAAATACTGGGAGCCTAGCTccagaggagaggaaggagagagcagAGAAAAGAACTCAGGGGACAGCCCAAATCTCAAGGGCTAGGAAGGTGGAAGAGTTATAGCAAGGTTAATGGAAGAGCTGCAATACTGAGCACTGGGGTTAGGGATGGGGGGTTGGGTGTAGAAACAGAATCATTTCTCCAAagtattccattttcttagtatggatttcAGACTAGAAAGTCTAAAGAACCTATAATTAAAGGCATCTGTAAAAAAGACGAGGAAGAATTACAAAGGGGTTATGGGGTTTTTAGGAATCAATGTTAGTACCAGACTACAGTGGTCCCTAAGGAATACCTTTAATGGCTAGATTAATGCACCAAGCTCTAAGTCAGCAATTTGCTGTTGCAGTGACTTTTTTAACTAGAAGTAAATAttaatgagaaatgtatgttaccaatacatattcttctcacaTTATGCTTTCCATAtgacaacaatttaaaaatatataattattttaaaaagacaagaacCAGGTTATTACTGTTGGTTACCAAATTTTTTTCAGTgatactaaaaattatttttttatagtaATTCCCATCACTGGGgatagtggtgaaaataaaagccaaaaataaTATGATCAATCCCGACAGTGCTGCTGCTTATACTGAAAACAGCCAGTCCATCCAGAGGAGCAACAGGCCCTCGGGCTGGAAAATGATGGTTTAATAACCTCTGCGACCAGGCACAACCCAGTGTCAAGTAGTCAATCAGTAAAATGCTGAGACCACTACCAACACAGGAACTTTCTGGAACTAACTTGTTCATTTTAAACTTGAAACTTAACAGATTCCACTGGCTTGCGTTGTATTTTTTTATACATTTAACTTGCCCACTGCCTTTTAACTGCCTGCTCTCTCCCTGATCTctctttaaatgaaaaataatgttctAGTAAACTGAGTTACATCACTGGACAGGCAGTTGTCCCCTACTGAGTAATTCATCTTTATAAAATCCTCACACTTGACATGGAAGACAACTCTCAATTTTAGATCCCTGGAAAGAGAATCAAGAGCAAATTCTAGCGTTCGTGTGGCTAAGCTGAAAGTATACAGTAGTTCTCAGAAGGCACAGTGGAGTCGGCACCAGGAAACACTCACTCTGGGCTTACCTTTCGCACCCTTCATCGAGATCCTGGCAATCACACAAACAAGCAGCCACGTGGTTCTTTTCCCCATTTCGATCTATGTACTCGCAGCAGCACAGGGGCTCCAATTCGGGCTCCtccgttttctttttcttcacaggcTTCATACTGCCCTTCTGTGTCATGATTCGCGCCTGTCAGAAGCCGCCTTCTGAAGGTTGAAGTGTTAAGAACACAACTCGTTTGCTGTAAACACATCCACGGCTCTCACTGATTAACCGGCAACGCATAAGCAATCAAATATGAACAAGAAGGGGTCCCGTTTCATCAGGCTTCACGCACGGCTTGGCTAGGTGGGGGGCTCCGGCCGCTGGGGGCTCCACACCGCCCTCGCCGCGCTCCCCTCCCGGCTGGCGCCGCCCGGGCACCAGCGTTCCCATGGCGACGGGCGACCACGCGGCCCGGGACGGCCCGGGCGCGGGCGGCCGCGCTCAcctgcaggggctgggggtgccgGTCTGCCCCCGCCGGGGGCTTGGGCGCGGGTGGAAACCCACCCTCGGGATGGCAGGGAGAGGCGAAGCAGGTGCTTAGCGCCGGCGGACCCGCCTGGCTGCTGGGAACCGCGACCCGACTCCGGGGAGGCCGCCGGGCGGCGCCCCGGTCGCCGTCCAGCCCCGCTCCGCGGACCCTGCGCGGGACGCACCTCCCCGCCCTCGCCCGACGCGCAGACGTGGGCGGCCCCGAGCGCGCCCGGCCCGGAGAACGACCTTGGCGGGGAAGTTACCTGGCCTCGGGGTGGGAGACGCGGCCGCCGCCCAGTCGGGATGCCGAGGGGAAGGCGGCTGGCTCCTCGGGCGGCGCGCGCTCCTGCCCGTCCCGGCTGTCCGGGGCTCCGGGCGGGACGGCGGCAGAGTCGAGGACCCCGGCTCCGCTTGGCCGCGCCCTCGCCTGCGCCGTCCACCTGTGACCCCAGCCCGACGCGGGCCGGGCGGCGCGCCCCCGCGGGCGCCGTCCCCGCTGTCCCCGGCCGGCCCGCTTCGGCCGGCAGGTCCGCGCGAGCTTCCGGGCGCCCCGCCCGCGGCGCCGGGGACCCCCGCCCAGGCCGCACGTGCACCGCCCGCGGCGCCGGCGAGGCCCCGCCTCTCCTGCCCGCGGCTCTGGCGCCCGCGGGAACGTCTCCCGGGAGGAGGGCGCGGCGGCTGGACGCGGGACCCGCCGCTCACCTTCGCCCGGACCGCCCCAGAAGCGGACGTGGCGGCCGCCCATCCGCCGCCCGTCCCCGGCCGGTGCCTGCGGGTGGCGCGCGGGCGGGGCAGCCCCCGAAGTCCCGGGGCAGAGAGACGGAAATACGGGAACCCCGGGGACCTGGAGCATTTCTGAACTACGTGAGACCCGTGGGTCAGCAGGGGGGAGACCTCCACTGCAAAATATTACCGACGTACCGCCCCCAAATTTGCTACCCTTGCCTTAAAGGCCCATCACTTGCCCTAAATCTGTTAATGCATCTAATATGTTCATATTCATGAATTCTACCGGACAGTCCAGGTACTAAATCTGTTAATGCATCTAATATGTTCATATTCATGAATTCTACTGGACAGTCCAGGTATTAGACCAGCAGTCTGCATATTTGAAATGAAATTGCCCTAAAATTAGTGTGGGCCCATATACACGTTTTCACTAAAGTAGGCTTACTGacatttttgttttagaaaaaaaacaaaaactcagatttttgtgttttattgaaACTCAATTTACATAACAGGCTCAAGTTTTATTAACTGAATTCTGCAAGCATACATATTTAGTTTTAATTGATAGAGCAACTTTGGTCATTCTTTGAGGTATTTTATGAAGTACAAGTAGGAGCTCATCTTAAAGAAACAACACAAAAATATTCAGCTTCTCAATGATCATTTTTGTGACCTTAATAGAGAACAAGCTTCAAGTTTATAATTCCCTTTCTCGGCCAGACACTTTGTAAATCCTTACAAAAGAACCCCCAGGTAGGTAACCCCCAGCAAGGACAGGTGGGATTCACCAGTCAGAACTTTCATTCTCAACAGGCATCTCAGCAAGGACTTTGCCAGTCCCATGTGGTATTGATGACTGTGGAACAAGGAAGCATTTAACTGAAGACAACAATTGCTCAAACAGTAAAATGCATACCAATTCCTCTACACTGTCTTTCTGTTGTTCAAGAGGACAAAGCAAAAAACTTACTAAATTTCCCTAACTCCTAAAAAAATATCTCGTTCAAAGGCAGTTAACAAAAGTCTTAATTTTCATGAACCATTTGTATTAAGACACATATGCCTAAAAACTTTGTGAAAGCGTCTGGCTTACAATTTCAAAGTCAGTGCACTTGAATTAGGACATATATGCCCCAAAAAGTTTTTATTAAAGAGCTAaagtttgtgtctggcttataatTTATGAGTTATACAAGCCATACATACATATAAAGACTATATATGTAGAATGAAACCATACTTGGCTACTGAAAAGTTACACAAATTATTTTTGTACAGATGGCTTGCTTCCACCATGAAGGATGCTAAACTGAAGCCAAGCTTAGTTCAAGTATTTGTTATGTGTCACTAATGCCCAAATTTCAACATAATCTTCAGGTTTTTAAAACTCAGagtatgtttttcattttgaatgCTATCATAAATGTTTCCTTTTCCTAAACTTACTGTTTTGCCATTTGATGTATAAAGAGGCAATATAATCTCACCTCTGATAGCCACTTTTAGAAAAAGCAGCTATTTCTTTCATAAAGGTACAATATGGCTGAAGAATCTTTCAGATAAAAATCATCAACATGCAGACATTACATGTATTAATTTGCATGCTAAATGAAGACAGTTAATATTTACAGTACACAATTCTAGAAATGTAATATGTCTGAAACTGATCCTTTAAAATTAGCAATGATTTAAAGGTTTCTTATATAAATGTCTTTTGTAGCCTCTTGAATGGATCTCAGCTGTAAAATCAGTCTTCTGGACACATACAGATTCTGCGCTGAGATAAATTTAAAGCATCAAACCTCAGACTTCACTGTTTTAGAAATGAGGCCGTAGCCCTCAATTCTGAgtgcttcattttctttttatatcacaGAAACTCAATTCCACAATATATTTCATGGTTCAGTGGAGAAATTCACAGCTTAGCATTATGTGTAAGAAGTAAAAGGATGGAATCTTAAGGCCATAGATGACTAATTAtcaaaaaaatgttattgaaaagAATGTTCACAATAGAAGTGCCAATAATGAGAAAACATGGAAATATTCCTAAGACAAAATCATTCATACTTTagttttcttcctgttttcattagtttcaagtgTTTAAAATTTCACTCCTTAAGATCACTAGTTTTCGACAGCCATGCCAGTCTTGTTCTTGTAGAGTAGATCAAAGGTTTTCTGAAGCATAATGAGTGAGCTCTTCAACtggaaacaaaattaatttcCAAAATCAGATTAATTGTTATGATTATTGTTACACCAAAAGTGTACACTTACATTTACTATAATTTTGTTTATACTGAGCCCAAATAAGAGACTGGATAAAAAACACCTGATTCCCTAGGGTATCTGTTAGTATGACTGCTACAGAGTTCTTCCCACTTGCTGGAGCACTGCACTTCTACCTCCTAAATGGTCCATTAATATAATTACCCAAAAGGATAGGCTTATTTTCTTAAATGGTTTCTGAAATTGCCGAGGTCTCCTCACTATTGCCTAAACAACTCAAGTATCACTTCCAGGCTTTTTCTATAGAAAACGCACTCATCCCCATGGTCTCTATGTAGTTTTCCTAATCATCCTGCCTCTAAACTCCCAAAGCATTGCCCTTAAGTATATACTTTGAtacttaattttattcttttttagtcTTTAATGATATACATGGACATGTGGTTTGCCTAATAAAATTGTAGACACCTTGAGGGTAAGaattatgtctttttcttttttattcattcatttgttcattcattcagcaaatatttattgcttGCTTGCCTTTGTGGAGCTACAAAGTAGTGAGGGAAACAACTAAGCAAGTCATCAGATGCATAGACACATACTTACACATTTTATTATGTGTAATAATTTATGAACAATTGCAAGATGGTAGTATTTTCTGAAATGAGAATGGCTACGGGAGAATTGGGTTTTGGTGTGGGAAGAAAACTAAATTCTATTTTGGAAATGATCAGTTTAGGATGCCTATTAGTCATCCAAGTATAGATGCCAAGTAGGCAAGTGACTGGGAGTTACTGGCACAAGTGGTATTTAATGCTTGGGGTAAAGGAGATTGCCTAGATAGAAACAGAGGAAAAGGGTGAAAAATCTATCACAAACTTGGGGCCAGGGAGGGGTCAGTGGGAAGAAATGGTTttaaccagcaaaaaaaaaaagttttgttatggaaatgaaaggagtCAGTAACAAAAGGctacacattgtatgattccatttatataaaatgtccagaataggcaaaaccAGAGAAACAAAGTAGAGTAGTAGTTGTCAGGgtctgaggggtggggggagcagagaGTGACTGCCAGTGGGTAAGGGATTTCTTTTGGGAGTGATGAAACTGTTCTGGAATTAAGATAGTGCTGATggttgcacaaccttgtgaatatactaaaaatcactgacTGTACACAAAAAGGTGAACTTTATAGTGTGTGAATTATGTctcaataaagttttttaaaaaatgattttaaagaagGCAAGATTAGCATTTCAAGAAGGgagtaaaaaaaaagagggaagtaaGTAAGCAGCTCTGTCAAATGATGACCttgtaaaatgaaaactaaaaaaaaaaaaaaatgcattcaattttaaaaaccagGGGATTATTAAGGACTTCAGTGGAATTGTGGGAGAAGAAAATCAGACAGGAATGAGCTGAAGAGTGAATAAGTAAACTACATGCATCCAACTTTGTTCCCTCCTGAAACCCCACAGAAAACATAGTgaagagatttgtttttttaaggcaTAAATCCACAAGGtcagggaggaaaggaaaggtgACAACAGCAATTTGACTTTGGAAATTGAAAAGACAGGTGACAGCTGATCTGAAAAAAAGATGAATCCTAAGCTAACAGTAGAAGAAGCTGAGAACCAACCAAATTTACCCGGAAGAATTCTCAAAAGTTTCAGGAATAGGCAGATAAGAATTGCTGGAAGTGGGAAATAAGAAGGGGCTAAAATAAGAAGGATTAGGTGACACTTTGGGCATCTGACCTCTCCTAATGCCTGGACACAAGTCTGGAATTTTATTATCTGGGAAGATAAAACAGAGGGTCTCTGGCTGGGGCAACACCAGGCATCACTACGGACAGTGGTACCATACCCAAAACAGGTATTATATGAAAAGATatatactgaattttttttttaggaggtaccaaggattgaacctgggatcttgtccATGGAAAGCacgactcaaccactgagctacatccactcccaggaTACTGAATGTTGAGACAATCCCCTCTGCCCTGCCCTTCCCTAGCTGTCTTCCTTCACTCAGCTTCTAagatgctggcagccagcacctaACCGTTTAGGTAGGAGATGGGAAGAGTCTTCTCTGTGGTAAATGACCAGTCTAAGAAGAAAGACCTGACACTTACACCAGGATTTCTCAGCAGCTACCCCACCAAGCCAAATCTACAGAGGTTCAGAGTTGACAAGCCCCACCTACATGTTAAGTGCTTCTGAGCCACACAGACAAACAACCAAGGACACTAAGGAAATCCTCTAACCTCTAACTTGATAGAAATCAAAATGAGGGAAAAAGAATCTTGATGGAAATTGagtattaagaaaaaattttaaccATCAGTAATATGTTCCCAAGAATAAAGATAATGCGGTCatttaaaaatgtcataaaaataaacaattcagAGAAGTAATaactccttaaaattaaatacttgttaactaaaattgaaaaactcatGAGATGAATTTGAAGATAAAGTTGAGAAAATCTCCCAGAATGTAGACCAAAAAGGCAAAGAGATGGAAGATGGAAGGAAAAGTAAGAAAATCAGACAACCAAGTCAAATAGAGAGCCAGCATCTGAATAACAGGAGTTGCAGAAAGTcaagagagaaaaaatggaggaggaagaaatcATCAACTATGTAATTCAAGAAGATTTCCCAGAACTAAAGGGCATGAGTTTCCAGATTAAAGGATTGGGAATGATAATGGCCTCAGAGTTCTCAACATTAACGCTGGCAAGCCAAAGGCAGCCAAAGGACAATGGAGCAATGTCTTAaaagttttgaaagaaaattatttctaatcTAGAATTCCATTCCCAGCCAAACCATTAATCAAGAGGGAGGgtgtaataaaatttttaaagacaagtaaagtcttaaaaatatttacctccaTACTTTCTCAGGAAGCTATGAGAGGATGTGCTCTGTTAAAAGGAGAGAGTaaatcaagaaagaggaaaacataGGATATAGGAAACATTAGAGACAAAGGGAATCCCCAGGACAGTAGGTGCACCAGGCAGAGTGGCAACGAGACCTGATCGGAGCCAATGGGAAGGTTCCCTTGACAGAATACCCGAGGAGCATGAAGATTTTGAACAGAGTTGTACAACAGATCATTATGAGATGAAATACTTATAAATACTAATGATAAACTAATCAGCTGTGACACCGTAAGACAATTTCAAGGATAACAAAAagcacagaaaaggaaaagtagtCATGATTTACTCTGTGGCTCAACCCTGAATAGCAAACTCGGTTAAAACAACATAAACACAATATTGAGCCAATTAAAACTATGTTATAATTTCATAGAGAGGactaggggaggggagaaaaccAAACCCTTGTCTTACATAATGAGAAATCAAAAGATAatgtttaaaactgaaaaattaagaGGTATCAATacagtatgacagtggttgaaagggaaagtctaaagatATGTGAATTattggaaggaaagctaaaaaacatcTTTATTAGATATAATATTTCACATATAGTGAaccctcatgtgaaatacaaatatgggtactattgcatatatgactttttataaaatataagcacaaactagagagacagaaacagaatagctgcTATGTATGGCAGGTGAAGCACAGTGAGATTGAGGTGatgagatttatttttgttttttattattattactgaaataatgaaaatgctttaataatgattgaagtgatgaatgcacaactctgtgattaccaaataccattgattgtacactttgaatggatttatgctttattagtatgtagaCAACTCTTTGAAAGAGTTTGTGAAAGCGAATAAAGACAGAGAACGGCAACAAAATAGATGGTGAGGGATGTGGATgatgtgggtttttaatatagGAGATAACAGAGCTGGGTCATTTGCTGATGACAAAGAGCCATTCAAATGAGGGAGACTGGCAGCTGGGGGGCCAGAAGAATAACTGATGGAGTCTCCTGCTGGGCAAGGGCACAGGGATAGAACTGAGAAAATACATACACGATTTGGTTATAGAAGGGGGAAGGATATCCCAACTAAAGCTCCTTTTCTTTGTGAGGCATGGTTATCAGTTGAGAATGAGGAGGaaatgggaaaagagaaggaggagaaacGTGAGAATCTATGATAAACCCTTGTCGCAATAGAAGAACGTTACTAAGGAACTATAGATATGGAGTGTGTTTAATTGAAGTTGCAACTTGAGTGCCTTACATAATACTATAAGAATGCTCAGTAAGTAACtattctgaaaaaaaacaaaaacaggcacagaagggctggaaggaaaggaaacaaaatattaacagtgaTTGTGTCTGAATGCTAAAACTATTATGTTTTTCTCACTCCtactattttgtatttttcaatatgaaaaatatccatgtattatattcataatggaaaatattaatctttatttttaaaagtacatccTAAGTTTTGGTGCATGGGACATATTGATGATGTTACATTTAAGAGTTACTGTTACTAGCACAAGACCAGAAATAACCTCAATGTTCATTCTCTACGGAGAACTGGTAAAATAATTGTGGTACAACTATACAGCTGACTCTCATGCAGCTGctaaaagaatgaagaagcactttaTATATTTATCTGCCAGAAGCACTTTATATGTTTATCTGCCGTATCTCCAAAATACAAGGTTAAAAGATAAAAACTAAATAATAAACAATGTATACCTATCTACCATATGTACAAAAAGAGTTAATattgggagccaatgtggctcagtggttgagcgatGGCTTTCCACATCTGAGGTCCGGGTTCAATCCGCAGCtctgttacctcaaaaaaaagagttaatattAAGTGTGATAGTTGgagtcttttatggaccccagaaaattatgatcttaaattaatccattcctgaaaTGGATTACAGTAggatgtaaacctattgtaatcctttgattaaattacataAGTAGGGCATGACTAAGGTGAGCCTTAACcttcttactgaagtcctttatgaacagggaaaaaaggagggaaatgCAGAGAGAAATccccagaaactgagagagaaaagtcccaaaagccagaagctgaaatcaatggaatgcaagagaaaggaagccacaggagcagagagaacacTACAGAACAAGAAGATGAAAGCAACAGGGCCCAGACGGGAAGCAGAGACCAGCAGATCCGTCACtggtcctgccacgtggcaggagcccaggattgcCAACAGCAGATCTTAGTGGAGAAAGCGTCACTTGATGCCTTGACTTAGACATATTCTCAGCCTCAGACTATAAGCTAATAAGTTAGTAAGTCTCCATTGTAAAAGACAGCCCATTTCTGGTTATATTGCCTTGGCATCCTTTAGCAACCTAAAACATTTAGCATAAAATTTTATCTAAAAGGAACAATAAAAAGAATACAGTAGATGTATTCAAGCTGAcatggaaacatcttcaaaatatatttttaatttttaaaaagtatacaacAGGAAGTACAGTATGCatcaattttgtaaaaaaaaaaaaaaacagaagtagctatatatataatatgcataATACAGAAATTGGCAAGGGTAGTTGCCACTAGGAGGATTTCTTCAAATAATGATATCAGACATATTCTCCCATAACCATAAGAACAAATGATTCACACTGGGGCCCAAAGGCACTAAGTGCTATGGACTCATAGAATTGCCTACCTGTTCAAGCATCACTATGGAGTCTCGGAGCACTCCCTTTAGATGATGGGCTTGATCTTTGTTTTTTTGAGTATTTTCTGCTCTTGACATCATATCAGAGGCTAAACTGAAAGAACAATGCTATCTTCAAAACCAAGAGAAAAGTACTCTGATCTTTCATTTCTAGAAATCTTCAGTGCTCCCATTTATTTATAAACAagacacaaaatttaaaaaaacaaaaagcattttaTGATTACAGGATAACTGGAAGACCAAAATCTCTAAAATTGGAATTAATTTTTTTGCAGCTAAATACTTATTCAAATAATGTGGTATAAACAGGTTGGGGGGAAAAAGACTTACTTTAGAGATTTCTCATATTGGAAATGAAGATGGTAAAATGACTGAGCAGCATATTCTATCTTGGACAGCTTCAGAAAGAGTGTCACATTCAATAAAACTAGCAACAGCAAACTAGGAAGATCAAATTATACATGATTAATCCACTCTTATCCAGACCTGAGGCACTGATAATGCAGAATATATATACAAAGCTCCAAAAACATGTATTTTCTAGACTATTTTTCAGTCGTTAGTATGTAAATCAATTATGCCTATTTTAAGTATTACGGTGAATGCAGAGAAGAAAGATGGAAGGTACCCAGAATGGCAATAAAGTCTTCAAATAAAGGGGGTTGAGATTGTCTCTAACACCTCTCCTCTCTGCTAGGAATCCCAGCCAGTGTGGATGTGCTACCACCAACTTAAAATCTATCATGTCAGCTTTCAAGATTTACCTTTGGGTACCTTTTGCTTACACAATTACATACCCATAATGCCACATTTCAACAAGGAAATGAAGATTAATATGGAGTTGATCTTAGATAGATCATGATTAGCTTCTTCTTCCCAGTGGGAACCAAAAAAATTACCACTCAGCAAAATTTTCATCTTGGCCAAAGGATGTGTCATCTTAGTTCATCTTGGACATGTAAAATGTTACCTGCTTAAATGAACTTATACTATTGGTTTTCACAACAGCTTTCCAAGTAAATGGATACATAACTTATTACATATCTATGCAAGTTATATAGTTAGCATCATCTcttgctactttttttttctgtcaaaatATTGACCTaccctttaaatatatatagtatTCACCTTTACCAGTCCagataggattaaaaaaaaaaacaactaaggtAGTAGTAAGAAAATTGTATTTATGAAATTATTATGGCATTTAAATTGTTTATAGGTCAACATTTCAACATTTGAGTATAAATTTTCTGCAAGTAATGCAAAAGATAATGAATAATAGTTATTATTCAAAAT
This window contains:
- the ZDHHC23 gene encoding palmitoyltransferase ZDHHC23 isoform X1, whose amino-acid sequence is MTQKGSMKPVKKKKTEEPELEPLCCCEYIDRNGEKNHVAACLCDCQDLDEGCERWITCKSLQPETCEKIMDTISDRLRIPWLRGAKKVNISIIPPLVLLPIFLRVASWHFLLGVVVLISLPVLALWYYYLTHRRKEQTLFFLSLGLFSLGYMYYVFLQEVVPKGHVGPTQLAVLTCGLVLILLALYRAKTNPGYLRNPASNDSSLSNSHIEYPNRKGQEKTKGFPGVDMPGSLNSRTMRDELKGSSKMVARSPTKVKEDWCAKCQLVRPARAWHCRICGICVRRMDHHCVWINSCVGESNHQAFILALSIFLFTSVYGIMLTLDTICRDRSVFTALFYCPGVYENYSSALSFTCVWYSVIITAGMAYIFLIQLINISYNVTEREVQQALRQKTGRRLLCGLIVDTGQYNRGFLRNWHQFSTLGTHVLHHPAEDIV
- the ZDHHC23 gene encoding palmitoyltransferase ZDHHC23 isoform X2 encodes the protein MTQKGSMKPVKKKKTEEPELEPLCCCEYIDRNGEKNHVAACLCDCQDLDEGCERWITCKSLQPETCEKIMDTISDRLRIPWLRGAKKVNISIIPPLVLLPIFLRVASWHFLLGVVVLISLPVLALWYYYLTHRRKEQTLFFLSLGLFSLGYMYYVFLQEVVPKGHVGPTQLAVLTCGLVLILLALYRAKTNPGYLRNPASNDSSLSNSHIEYPNRKGQEKTKGFPGVDMPGSLNSRTMRDELKGSSKMVARSPTKVKEDWCAKCQLVRPARAWHCRICGICVRRMDHHCVCCVGESNHQAFILALSIFLFTSVYGIMLTLDTICRDRSVFTALFYCPGVYENYSSALSFTCVWYSVIITAGMAYIFLIQLINISYNVTEREVQQALRQKTGRRLLCGLIVDTGQYNRGFLRNWHQFSTLGTHVLHHPAEDIV